The genomic interval TCTGGGGGATGTTAGAGGGGACTCCAGGCACATGTCCGCACTGCCAGACCTGTTTTCAGTACCTGCTTTGCTAGTCCACTGCTGGGCGCTGGAGGAAGAATGGAGGGAAGGGAACTGGTGACCCCTCATTTATTGATGCTCCTGAATGCCTGGGGTCCCCTTTCTGTAGCTGGTATCAAGTCTCCTCACCCCTCTGCAGCCTTGATGTCCTTACCTGGTTTCCCGATGGTGTCACCTCCGTGGAGGACAGTGTTGGTCTTGGGTACAGAGAGTTGCTTACAGCCCAGGTAGGTAGCATCCTTGGGCAGGAGCCCCCAAAGACAAAGGGTAAGATAAAGAGGGCCGCACAGATTTGAGAGACACTCAGGAGGTAAAATTGGCAGGACGTGGTGATGTCTTTCTGAAAAGCCGTTTGTGGTAGGTAGGAGGAGACACAAACCAGATTCCCTTCCAATCAGTTACTTCACCTTGTTTTAAAGACATGATCAGAGAGGTGGGCAAAGATTTAGGTATAAGGATGTTCCACTCAGTGTCGTTTATAACAGCAAAATTCAATCCGTCCAGACTGCATGAGTGGATCGTGGCGCCTCCCTGCAATGGAATAATACGCCTCCAACTTAACATCACTCagtttaggctgggtgcagtggatcACCCTGCagtcccagaactttgggagcccaaagcaggaggatggcttgaggccaggagttcaagactagtctgggtgacatagtgggactctgtctctacaaaaaaaatttttttagctaTCCAGGTATAGTgaggagcctatagtcctagctactcaggaggctgagtctagAGGATGcttggagcctaggagtttaagatgagagggagctatgattgcaccattgcactccaacctggggaacagagtgagcgagagcttgtctctaaaacaataaattttaaaagttaaaatcacacattttaaaataagatatcaTGCTTATGATTTTGAATACAATGAAGGAAAACAGGTTGCAAAAATGTATGTGTTGGATGAAACTCAAAAAGTATACAGAATGAAGGAAGCAAGACAGAAAAGGGTACACCATTAtgcgtgattccatttatacacaGCGCTAGAATAGGCAAGAGTCATCTGTAATTACAGACATCAGATCAGTGGTTGCTTGGGCTGGGGGTCCTGGGCAAAGAAAGTAGAAATTTGGGGAGTACTCTTTATGTTTTCTATCTGGATTGTGGCAGAAATTATACAGGTGTGTGCATTTGTCAAAGCTCATTtgatggtgcagccactgtggaaaaaatCACAGCAGTGTCTCAAAAActtaaatatagaattaccatGTCCAGTAATCAGAGCAGGGACTCGAACCAATATTTGTACAGCTTTGTTCAGAACAGTGTTATTCAAGAGGTGGAAATGACCCTAGTGTCCATCCGCAGATtaatggacaaacaaaatgtggGATAAATTACATGCAATGGAGTATCACTCAgcctagaaaaagaataaaattctcatCCATGCCACAACTGGGACGAGCCTTTGAACTATttactgagtgaaataagccagacacaaaaggaccgACATCACGATTCCACCTACATGAGGTACAAAATTCATGGAGACAGACAGGAGAGCCGCCGTCACCAGGGGCTGAGGGGGAGGAGCAGTTGGCCttcatgggtacagagtttccGTTTGGGAAGGTAGCAGAGTTCTAGAGGCGAGTGTCGGTAACAGCTGGACAACAGTGTAAATGTACTAATGGCACACAACTGTTCActtaaaaatggtgaaaatggtaaattttatgttatgtatattttaccacaataaaaaaaatttaactcacCAAACTATTCACTTAAAACAGTACATTTTGGtcaagcacggtggctcaggcctataatcttagcactctgagaggctgaagcagtaaggtcgcttgagttcaagagttcaagaccagcctgagcaagagccatacaacatctctagtaaaaatagaaaaactagcaagctgtggtggcaggtgcctatagccctagctacttggaaggctgaagcaggatctcttgagcccaggggtttgaggttgctgtgagctatgatgacaccactgaattttactctacccagggtgacagagcaagactcttaaaaaaaaaaagtgtattttactATATGTAAATTATGCCCCTGCaagattaatttaaatattataggTCTTtgaatatgaaatgtccaatttcgaatcaaacccagccccggccaaaaactgcaaaaaaaaaaaaaaactaattttgggcagcgcctgtggctcaaaggggtggggcaccggccccacatgccggaggtagtgggttcaaacccagccccagccaaaaaaaaaaaaatttattatatctcaaacaaggaGCAGTACAATAAATCAAAGCATGGCCTGAACCATCAACACAATGTTGCCATGTTCCTGGGAGCTTGCCTGTGTTTGCCAGCAGCAAAGAATCCTGGAGAACCAGAGGCGATGAAATTGAGAAaggtgttttccacagcttgttgagaattgaatattttttcctcgCAAGAAGTGGTAGTCCATTGGTGCCAGGGCAGGTGTATACAGTGGATGACAGAGGGTTTCCAAGTCCAGGTTCTGTATTTTGAGCAGCGTTGTTTGTGCGACATGGGGTTGAACATTGCAAGAGGATTGACCTCTCTCTGTTGACAGGGTTGGCTACTTAATCACAAATATCCATATAATTTTATCCGATTGGTTGCAGTAGACACCCGCTGTGATcaattgaccaggtttcatgaagctgtagtgggtAATACCAGGTCTGGAGCACCGGACAGTTTGGGGCTGTGTTTCAGCACTTCCTCTTTAACCAGCCATTGTACCCAGTGCTTGCGCTTGTCACAAAAAATACCCTTTTCTCATCACACGGACAAGTACAGTGCAGAAATGGTCTGCCTTGTGTTGTAACAGCAAAGAAAGTCAAGCttcaagatgatttctcttctgacactcaCTTAATTCATGCAggacccatctatccagcttctttaccttgccgaTTTGTTTcgaatggtccaatattgttggagtATAAGGTAAAGCCTTGCTGTCTCACACGTCAGTCGAGATGGGTTCACTTCCACTGCAGTTTCCAGCTCCTCatcatccaccttggtctcaggtcacccacatggctcattttcaagatgaaaatcaCCAGAACAGAATTTCTCAAGCCATTGACGTACATTCATTAGCCATGTCCTTCCCAAACACTGTGTTGCTATTTCAAGCTGTCTGTGCTGCACCAAAAGTAACACAAATTCTTGCTTTACCcgtggtttcacaaaaattgctctaaaatttttttgaaagataatcacaaggcaaaacatgcatttgaaagcATGAGAATGTACTTCCTAACAAtgaacaaaaaaaccaaaaagagttGAAATGTCAGCAATATTAATGGTCAAACTTagcacttaaggaaatcagatatttcataattaataacctaataattaaaaatagaggccaaggggcggcgcctgtggctcagcgggtagggcgccggtcccatatgccagaggtggcgggttcaaacccagccccggccaaaaaaaaaaaaaaaaaaaaaaaaaatagaggccaAAAAAATATGCTGTATGTCTAAAACATAGTATTTTTTtagtcttaattttattttttaaaattttattttatagtcttaattttattttttaaaatgtttgtgttcATAGAAGAAACAATGGCAGGAAATACGGTAAAAGGGTAACTGTCCTGGTCTCGGGGTCTTCTCTATGCTGAGCAGATAGACATGACTtgaaatgggaggaaatattaaTTTCTGTGTAAAAGATGTTCTTGCACAAACCAGCATTTGCAGGGCAGTGAGTGCACACTTGTGCCTGCCTTCAAAGCCCCCTCCATACCCCATGCCCGCCCCTGGTCCCATGATGTGGCACAGTCATTCTGGAGGCAGGGAATTGATACAGGCTCCATTGTACCATTACTGGGGGCAGGGgctagcaaaaaagaaaagattctaagagaatttttttcttgagacaggtctcactatggtgcccaggctagagtgcagtggcatcatcatagctcactgcaacctcaaactcctgagctcaagagatcctcctacctcagcctcccaaagtactgagattacaggtgcactCCACCTAAGAGAATTTTGAAGATCAAGTCCACTCCTTGTCTCTCTGCGGCAGACCTCCAAGCACCCTTCACCCCCACTGCCGTCCCCACCCCATTGCCACCCGATCTTAGCTCGATGGCTCCTTCTGAGATTCAGGTTCAACCACAAGTGTCAGCTCCTGGAAGAGACCTTGAACAATCCCCACcgccacacacagacacactcgcTTTCACACTGAGTCTCACTGCCCTGCTTCAGTCTCTGCAAAGCCCTTTCGCTACCTTGAGCTTCTCTACTTTGTTTCCCTGCCTCCCCAGATgggctgtgagctctgtgagggcaGGGAGCTAGTCCAACCCACTCACTGCTCTGTCCCCAACACCCAGAAGGGTGTCGGGcacacagcatgtgctcactAAGCCATTGAGTGAACAGCCTGCTAAGCTGCTGTGTGTTAAATATCTGGCCTGTTTTACACATGGGAACTTGTGAGAGTCTCACGCCCTCTGAGGTCAGCTATCCTATCAGCTATCAGTTTTACAGATGAGTGTACTGAGAGGTACAGTGGCTGGCCCAAAGGCACACAGCAAGTACGTGTCGGAGTCTAGATTAAAGTTCTGATCTGCCAAGTTCCTgcacttccctccacccaccacgGAACATCTGAGACCACAGAACAGAGGGAGGACGAAGGGGCCCTGGACAGGGAATTGGGGCCCACAGTTCCTTCCCATCCTCGCCCTGACcagctgggagactgaggccaacACTTCCCACTCATTCATTTGTCCATTCATTCCACAGGCAGCCAAGGAACTCCAGTTCTTACTGTTGTTGGAATAGTCATGAAATTGTCACAcctggataaataaaatgttaataagaaaTCACAACGTTAATTGTCAGGAAGGAAAAGCTAGgagcatttttaaatgatttaattgaCTATGATTGTTATAGATGTCTGAGCAGCTAAGAGCATGTACACTGGAGTCACAGTATCTGAGTTTGATTCCTGGCTCcattgtatgaccttgggcaagtcactttaaCCTCTCCGTGCCATATTTTACACCTGTAAATAGGATAATAGCACCTACCTCATCATGGGTTGTGGGATTACATGAATTAATATGTGCAAAGTGTTGAGGATGAGGCCTGACATGTGTGCTATCGGTTGATGGTGTCATTTCCTGGAGGTAACCCCAACTTCACCCACCAATTGAGCAGGACTATTTTGGCTGCAAGTGGCATACACCTACACGACCATCTTAAGAGCAGAAGAGATGACTCGTGAGAGCTGCAGGCACCTTCCagtccctcctttcctctcttcctctcctttctgcttCTCTATGACTGCTGGATCCATTCTGTCAGGCCATCAGTCCCCACAGTGGTGGAACAACAGTGACAGGCAGCAGGGACGACCATGCTTAATGCCTCATGCCCACACAGGAATAAGACACGCCCCACGAGCTCCGCACAGAATTCTGGGGCAGGCGTCTGACCATCTGAGCTTAGTTGTATCCCTGTCTGGACTAATTATATGGCCAGGGGAGGGAGGCAACGAATGGCCCAGCCAGTTACCTACTCACCTCTGAGGACTCGGAAGGGATACTAGGTGACCAGGATGTCTAACTAACCTGCACACATTTTGGCCTAAGAATGAGACATTTACTAGCCAGTAGGTCCCAAGTTTCAAAGCTGCACCAGTGCCCATGGAGGGGAACCAGGCAGGGCACAGCTGGACTCTGAGGATGGGATCTCTGAGCTGAGCTTGAGTCTGTGTCTGCCAGGACTGAAGGACAGGGAAGGGTATTGCAAGAGGGTGGAAGAGAGTGAATGGTGGCTCAGAGGTGCAAGGCACCATGGAAGGAAGATGAAGCGTGAAAGTTTAGCACACAGAGGGGTGAGGATGGCAAGGTCCATGGGGTCCACCTCTAAGGGTCTAGAGGGGACTTCGTCCTCTTAGAATAAGGAGTGGTGAGGGCCAGCCTTTTGAAAGCTGACTCCAGCTACCCTGGAGGGTATGAGTTTGAACCTCGGTGGCGTCATTGGGGTGAGAGGTGGTATTGGCTCAACAAAGCCGGTGGCTGAGGGAATGAACAGGAGAGGTTATAGTCACAGGCTgaagggctggtgagcagagtgaggagaggggagaggcacCACCCCAAGTAGGGAGGCCTGGGAAGGACGGGCTTGGGCAGGAGGGCCCACTTGGCAGAGTATAGGTGCCTGAGGGAGCTCTAGGTGGATGTGCCTTGGGGGTAGTGATCTGCGgggctgtgcctcagtttacccagcTGTAAAATGAAGAACCCCATAGGCTGGGCTGTCTCTGGGATAGACCTGCAGCTTTTCCTGCCAGAGCGTCCATGAACTTGCAGCCCCAGAGGTCATGGGTGGGGACACGCCTAGCACACTGCAAGGCTCTTCAGGACGTGCTGCAAAGGAAAAGCTGCTGGTCCTTGTCCCTCGCTTGACAGGTCAAATCAAGAAATGGGGCCTGTGTAATAGAGGGTCCCCTAGGGATTGGAGGGAAACTACCCCCGAAGGTCCAAAGACATGAACAACTCCAGGTGGTACTgtgtaatttcatttttgttaaaaaaaaggaTGACAAAAGCCTCTAAAGTCCTCAAGATGGAGGCGTGACATTGTGTAATGGCAATTTATGCTTGCAGAGAACTGCACTTTCTCTAAGAacttttattactgttattaacCAAGAGATTCTTCatgaggaaaatttttaaagtaaggtGCTTTTAACCAGTTGAAATATTACTACCATCTGCTGCTATGAGTATTAGTAGTACTAGTACAAGTATAATAATTATACCAGCCTGTACTAACTACCTCTGTGTGCCAGGGCTTCATGTACAAAATCTCATCAAATCCTTCCCACAGCCTAGTGAGAAAGACATTAGCATGgctcccattttactgatgagaaaactgaggctcggagAGGTCCCACTTCACTTCTGTCTGTGTTTAATCTTCCCGACCACTCTAGGAGTTCAGCTGCACAGAGGTGGGGAGCTGAGGCCCACAGAGGTGTTAACTAATTTAGCCAAGGTTACAGGGCTGGTGAGCATGGAGGGTGTGGTCTTAGCCCAGACCAGTTGGATGTTGTGCTGTGGACTAAGGTCAACAGCTGGGGTCACAGTGGGTGTGCctagagggagggaaggggagagctcacctcctctcccctcctcttctcttagAACTGTGCCAGGAGTCACCAGGGGGAGCCAAAGGATCCCAGGTCACTGCTCTGGGCACCTGAGGACTGTTGATCCTGCCTACTGGCTCAGCCGACCCCTGGGGCGCAGAGGGGGAGGTGGACAGGGACAGTGGGCAGCTGGATTCACTCCTCAAATCCCCCATTAACAGACAAAGAATCTTGTCCATGGAGCAACAAGAATTCTCAGTTAAATAACATGTCTTGTTTccttgttcatttgttcattcactcattcgACAATAATTTCTTAGGCCCAGTGGGAGTGGTGGCCTCAGACAGGCGGGTGTGGGCAGAAAAGAAGGGCTGTGCCTCATAGAGGAGGGAACAAAGGGTGTCCAGGCAGAGGGGGACTTGCAGATTCAAGGGTGTTAGAAGCGGGAGGTCTACAGGGCTCTCTTCACAGCAATTTCATGAGGCCGGGACTGCTATGGAGGTGGTGAGGGGGCCTTGTTTGCCACACAAGGAGTTCACAGGTCATTTGGAGGGTGATGGAAGCCACGGAGAGCCCCCTCCCACAGTCACTGTGCAATTCTTCCAGATAAGTGTCCAGAGGCTCGAAGGCACGCTTTGCAGGGTCCTGGCATACAGGTTCTCGCCCATCCACCCTTCTCACACCCAGACAGACCCCCCAGTCTCCATGAGCAGCTCCCCATCACATCGCCAGCACACTCACATGTGCTCTACAGTTTTTAAGATGCTCTGAGAACATTCTCTGGCTTGTTTTCTGGGTCCTTGCTTCTCTAGTGGACCTTGGCACATTCTGTCCATCTGTCCTTTCTTGTCCAGCAGGAAAATTTCCTTATACTTTGTATTCAGCTCCAGGTCACCTGCCCTGGTGGGGTCTCCCTGACAGACCCCCAGGGCAGAAGTCACCTTTCTCTGCCCCATAGGCCACGTCCTTTAGTGCACACACGAAGGGTTTACAGGTGTGTTTCTCTCCACTTTCCTCCGCTGCTCTCTGGATCCTCTACACAGACCACGAGATCACCTTCTGGAAAGATTCACTTTTCTTCTGTCAGCACACCTTGACAGAGGTTCTCAACCcccctaatgctgcgaccctttaatacagttcctcacgttgtggtgaccccccaaccataaaattatttttgttgcagcaccgcaacatgaggaactgtattaaagggtcctggcattaggaaagttgagaaccactgtaattCACCAGCAAACTCGACCTGAGCAATTATTTGAGGGCAGGCTGCTGATTAATACTTGGTATGAGAGCTGgtcccaggctgtgggggtcaTAGACTAACAGGCCATCACTTGCCTCCATTCCCACCCTGATTTGGGGGGGACAGAGCCTGAAAGAAGGTTCTCCTGTGCCTGGGGGATACCTTGAGGCATTCCCCCCCCACCTGGGGTACCCTGATGAATTAGAGAGCATTGTTTCTAGAAGATCAgagcccccctccccacctcataCTTATAATATGATAAGTATAATATGCGGTTCTGAGGGAGTTTTCACCCATGCGCAGAAACCCCCAAGCCACACTGAGAGGGGATCTCCCAAGTTAAACCACCAGCCAGGAACAGTCCCCCCACCAAGCCGCTGTAAATGGCAGAGCAATGGGGAGGGGGTTTAGTGGAGACAAGAAGCAGCATTTCCTTCCACTCTGGCCCTTTCTGGATCCCCATGTGGGGACCCCCTTGTCCCAGCCTCCGGGCCAATGCCACAAGCTGATGTGAAGTCAGATCAAGAGCTGGCTGGACACAGATTTAACTTTCTAGCACTGAGGCCATCCTGTCCAGAAGATCCTGCGAGTGTGTGTGAGAgcctgtgtctgcatgtgtgAGTATGGGGTTGTGCTGGCCAGGGAGGGGAGCTGGTGTGCAGGGGACTGTTGGGACGAACTGGTGAAGGCAGAGtggacaaaaaagagaaaagtctcGTCTTTGAATCAGGcctggagggcaggagaagaaaaaaggagctcTTATTGGTGGTTGTCAAGGAGATGGGCCTTGGGGTTTGCTGAACTTTCTTCCCTTAAAGCGTCCTGCCTCTGGCTGAGAGGGGCCATTTATTTCCAGCCGCGCCTCCCTCCCGGGCGGGTGGGACCACGCCCCGGGCGGACAGGCGTCAGGTGTGGACCCCAAGCCAGGCTAGAGCCGGTGCTGGGTCCAATGACCGTGATGTTCCTCccgcccctccccccgcccccggccccgccGGGTCTGTCACTGGGGAGGGCCAGCCCGCGCACTCACCCGGCAGCGAACTTCGCTGGCCGAGCTCGGCCCACACATGGGCGGCGCCCGTCGGGACCGATCGCAAAGGGGTATTGTCCGCGCCGGGTGGGAGCCGTCCTGGGCGCCCGGTGCCAGACGCGGGTCCTGCGGTTGCCCCACGACAAACGCACTTACGAGCCATTGTTCTTCGCAGAAGGATAAAAAGTTCGTTTGTTTTGAACGTAAATTTCACGATGATTTCACTATTTTTCCCCGTCTGGCTTGTCGCCGCTGCCTGGCCCGAGTCCGGCACccagtaggtgctcaatgaacGCTTACCGCACGGCTGCACGCACAGTTCCGTGCGCGCCTCGGCATTTCTTTCGCTACGAACGGGTGGCGTCGGCCTCTCTAGATCTCCGAGAGCCGGTTGGcagccccctcctctccctcgAGTGTGAGTGCTGGGGGCGGGGAAGGTGCTGCCCCCGGAGGGGCGACCACTCCGGACGACAGGGACTTCGGGGGacgggggcaggggagggagcagCCCCCGAGCAAGCCCCAGCCAGGCGGAGACCGCGCATCCAGAGGGCTTGAGAGCCGCCCGGGCCCCCACCCCCCGACCTGCCGCCCGCcgggaggggagggggctgctGGGGACGCCCGCGCCCGCCCCTCCCCCCGCGAGCCGGCGGCCCGCGCCCATTGGCCGGCCGCGCGCGTCGCCCCGCCCCTCAGCGGCCGCGGGCCAATGACCCGCGCTGTCAGCTCGTCGGCAGCGCCGGCTCGGTGGCTCCGGAGCCCGAGCGGTAGCGGAGCCGCTAGCAGCGAGGAGCGCTCGCAGGAGCGGCGGGTCGGTCGGGTCTCCGCGCCCCTCACGCCCGCACGCCCTGCCGGGCCCGCAGCGAGCATGGGCGCGGCGGCCGTCCGCTGGCACTTGTGCGTGCTGATCGCGCTGGGCACGCGTGGGCGGCTGGCAGGGGCAACTGGGCTCCCAGGTAAGCGCCCTACCGGAGGGCGGCGAGCACTGGGGGCGCGGGCGGCGGGGGCTCGGGCCTgctgccccccaccccgcccGGTCCCGAGGGCCGCTCCCGCGCGCCCGCGGCCGCCCCGCCTCTTTACAAAGTAACTTCTGCGGCCGGCCCGGGGCGCCCCTCCCGCAGCCCGGGCGGCCGGGGCTCCTGGAGCCCCGCGGGGCCGCGGCAGGGGCGGGGTGGGCTGAGACCCGGGGAGGGGAGTGTGAGGccggaggaagaaagaaaacgcGACGACGGCTGGTCCAGGGGGGCCCGGAATGCGGACCAGGCGGGGCGGGGACCCCGGAGGACAGAAGGGCGCTGCCCAGGGTGAGGGGAGTGAGGGGAGACCCGATGAGGTGCTTCAGGGAAAAAGAGACCGACccggagaaagagggaggggaggtggcaGGTGGAGGGACAGACggacaggagaggaggagagggagcagACAAAAGGGCACGGGAATCAGCCAGAAAAAAACACGGAGGGATAGAGAGGAGACGAATGGGGCGAGAAAAGCTGGAGGGGAAAGAAAacctgggaggagaggaggcaaAGGGACAGCGGGGAGGGACGAGACCAGAAAAGGGATGAACTGgccagtgggaaggagggagaggtgaggacgaGGGACCTgagaggagaggaggcagagagacAGCGGGGAGGGACGAGACCAGAAAAGGGATGAACTGgccagtgggaaggagggagaggtgaggacgaGGGacctgggaggagaggaggcaaAGGGACAGCGGGGAGGGACGAGACCAGAAAAGGGATGAACTGgccagtgggaaggagggagaggtgaggacgaGGGacctgggaggagaggaggcaaAGGGACAGCGGGGAGGAACGAGACCAGAAAAGGGATGAACTGgccagtgggaaggagggagaggtgaggacgaGGGACCTGAGAGGAGAGGAGGCAAAGGGACAGCGGGGAGGGACTGGCCGgtgggaaggaggggaaaggTGCAGACAAGGGACCCTGGAGACCGGAGGAGGGCGAGGAGGGAGCTGGGAAGGGTGACAGACAGAGCTCCCTGGGAAGCGATGGACCAGTGGACATCACACCGGAGCCAGCAGACAGGAAAGAGAGAGGTTGGGGACCAGGAACAGGACGTTGGGGATGAGGCCCGGGGAAGGGGTCTGTCTGAGGCCACGTGGGGCTGCCCAGAGGTGAGGGAATTTCACAGGGACCCCATCCTCCTGCTCAGTCCCTCCTGCTCTCTGGTGGTCAGGAGGGTCTCCAGGCTGAGCTGGAGtcaccttctctcctccctttctctctttggaGCTGGTGGAGGAAGAGTCCTGcctgtggctctgggctccctgagGTCTGTGTGTGGTGGCACATGGTAGTCAAGCCCTGAGTGAGGATACCAGGTGGCTCGGGGCGGTCCACACCCCATTCCCTATGGGTGTCTCTCTCAAGCTTTGGGGTCTTTTGCCTCTGAATGACTGGTTCTGCATGtgtctctctccacctctctgtTTCCCCCATCTCTCTGCATCTGTCTCTGTCTCCTGTCGCCATGTCCCTCATGCCCCCCCCAATCCCTGAGGCTGTAACCCCCAGCATAAGCAAACCAAAGTCA from Nycticebus coucang isolate mNycCou1 chromosome 3, mNycCou1.pri, whole genome shotgun sequence carries:
- the LOC128580861 gene encoding uncharacterized protein LOC128580861, with the translated sequence MLAAGPAGRAGVRGAETRPTRRSCERSSLLAAPLPLGLRSHRAGAADELTARVIGPRPLRGGATRAAGQWARAAGSRGEGRARASPAAPSPPVPVVRSGRPSGGSTFPAPSTHTRGRGGGCQPALGDLERPTPPVRSERNAEARTELCVQPCGKRSLSTYWVPDSGQAAATSQTGKNSEIIVKFTFKTNELFILLRRTMARKCVCRGATAGPASGTGRPGRLPPGADNTPLRSVPTGAAHVWAELGQRSSLPEDPESSGGKWRETHL